A DNA window from Fragaria vesca subsp. vesca linkage group LG3, FraVesHawaii_1.0, whole genome shotgun sequence contains the following coding sequences:
- the LOC101294249 gene encoding cytochrome P450 71A1-like — MAMALSPWLNQLGQELQRITIPSYLFLVSLLSLSIFFLLSFSRSGSKFKLPPSPTRLPLIGNLHQLGTLPHRSLGTLSKKHGPLMLLHLGQVPTLVVSSAEMAKEVMKTHDTVFSSRPKTTAANILAYGCYDIGFAPYGEYWRQVRKLCVLELLSLKRVQQFQYAREEEIGVLVNRIRKACLGQSPINLSEMLIKASNNIMSRCVLGQNFVEQNGSWFGELARTLMTQIMGFSLGDFFPSLSWIDSLTGLIARLNKTFVEVDGFLDQLIEEHKTANREVESKDFVDILLQLQKDSSPEFELTRDNLKAILVDMLIGGSDTTSTALEWLMAELMRNRSVMAKLQEEVRRVVGKKARVDVSDLEQMDYLKCVIKEALRLHPPAPLLVPRETIAAVELGGYYIPAKTSVFVNAFAIQRDPEFWDRPEDFLPERFEGNSVDFRSQDFQFIAFGGGRRGCPGVNFAVAAAEYELANLMYWFDWKLPSGSALAETLDMTEVYGLTVHKKCPLQVVSVLYSP, encoded by the exons ATGGCTATGGCTCTATCACCATGGTTGAATCAACTGGGGCAAGAGCTACAAAGAATCACCATTCCTTCCTATCTTTTCTTGGTTTCTCTTCTGTCGCTTTCCATATTCTTTTTGCTTTCATTTTCCAGATCAGGTTCGAAATTCAAGTTACCACCATCTCCAACAAGATTACCACTGATTGGAAACCTTCACCAGCTAGGCACACTCCCACACCGCTCTCTTGGCACTCTGTCTAAGAAGCATGGCCCTCTAATGCTACTTCACTTGGGACAAGTTCCAACACTAGTAGTTTCATCAGCAGAAATGGCCAAGGAAGTCATGAAGACCCATGATACTGTTTTCTCCAGCCGTCCCAAAACTACAGCTGCAAACATATTAGCCTATGGATGTTATGACATTGGCTTCGCTCCTTATGGGGAGTACTGGAGACAAGTTCGGAAACTTTGTGTTCTCGAACTTCTCAGCCTCAAAAGGGTGCAACAATTTCAGTATGCAAGGGAAGAAGAGATTGGGGTGTTGGTAAATAGAATACGAAAAGCGTGCCTCGGCCAGTCTCCTATTAATCTAAGTGAGATGCTGATAAAAGCCTCCAACAACATAATGTCTAGGTGCGTTCTTGGACAGAATTTTGTGGAACAAAATGGTAGTTGGTTTGGAGAGTTGGCAAGAACGTTGATGACTCAAATAATGGGTTTCAGCTTGGGAGATTTCTTCCCTTCTTTGAGTTGGATTGATAGTCTTACAGGACTAATTGCACGGCTGAATAAAACCTTTGTCGAGGTGGATGGATTCCTTGATCAGTTAATTGAAGAGCATAAGACAGCAAATAGAGAAGTTGAATCCAAGGACTTCGTAGATATTCTCCTCCAGCTTCAAAAGGATAGCAGCCCTGAATTCGAGCTTACTCGAGACAACCTGAAGGCCATCTTAGTG GACATGCTCATTGGTGGAAGTGATACTACTTCAACAGCGTTGGAATGGTTGATGGCAGAGCTGATGAGAAATCGAAGTGTAATGGCCAAACTCCAAGAGGAAGTTAGAAGGGTGGTGGGGAAGAAGGCAAGGGTGGATGTGAGTGATCTCGAACAAATGGACTACTTAAAATGTGTCATTAAAGAAGCTCTAAGACTACATCCTCCAGCTCCTCTATTAGTTCCAAGAGAAACAATTGCAGCTGTGGAACTGGGAGGTTATTATATCCCAGCGAAAACAAGCGTCTTTGTGAATGCATTCGCAATCCAAAGGGACCCCGAATTCTGGGACAGACCAGAGGATTTCCTTCCGGAACGATTTGAGGGCAATTCAGTTGATTTCAGGAGCCAGGACTTCCAGTTCATCGCATTTGGTGGTGGGAGAAGGGGGTGTCCAGGAGTGAACTTTGCGGTTGCTGCAGCTGAATATGAGCTTGCAAACCTTATGTATTGGTTTGATTGGAAACTGCCTAGTGGTAGTGCACTGGCCGAGACCTTGGACATGACAGAAGTTTATGGGCTCACTGTCCATAAAAAATGTCCTCTTCAAGTTGTGTCTGTATTATACTCCCCATGA
- the LOC101294541 gene encoding mitogen-activated protein kinase 19-like, translating into MNTNQPKKDLKEMEFFTEYGDANRYKILEVIGKGSYGVVCAAIDTHTGEKVAIKKIHDIFEHISDAIRILREVKLLRLLRHPDIVEIKRIMLPPSKREFKDIYVVFELMESDLHQVIKANDDLTREHHQFFLYQMLRALKYMHTANVYHRDLKPKNILANANCKLKVCDFGLARVAFNDTPTTIFWTDYVATRWYRAPELCGSFFSKYTPAIDIWSIGCIFAEVLTGKPLFPGKSVVHQLDLITDLLGTPTLETISGVRNEKARKYLTEMRKKHPVPFTQKFPKADPLAVRLLQRLLAFDPKDRLTAEEALADPYFKGLARVERELSCQPISKLEFEFERRRVMKEDIRDLIYREILEYHPQLLKDYMNGTEGTSFMYPSAIGQFRKQFAYLEENGGKSGPVIPPERKHVSLPRSTVHSSTVIPIAQPNLLSYENRQTEEASNGLRVTDTVNGNPSKASRPPPRVPTAKPGRVIGPVLPYENGRNAKETYDPRTLYRNAVLPQQSISPHCFFRTHHVTQEKSLLEMKRDAAHAKLQPHLEQRNMASKPIPGMAIDVNTNPYHPPSTKVDQLNAMDTKLLHAQSQFGPVGAAAVAVAAHRNTGAVHYGLS; encoded by the exons ATGAATACCAATCAGCCAAAGAAG GACCTAAAAGAGATGGAATTTTTCACTGAGTATGGGGATGCTAATAGATACAAGATTCTGGAAGTCATTGGGAAGGGAAGTTATGGGGTGGTTTGCGCGGCTATTGACACACATACTGGAGAGAAAGTTGCCATAAAGAAAATTCATGATATATTTGAGCATATCTCTGATGCTATCAGGATTTTGCGCGAAGTTAAGTTGCTTAGGCTTCTAAGACATCCGGATATTGTTGAAATTAAGCGCATCATGCTACCACCTTCAAAGAGGGAGTTCAAAGATATTTATGTTGTTTTTGAGCTGATGGAGTCTGACCTTCACCAAGTTATCAAGGCTAATGATGACTTGACCCGTGAACATCATCAGTTTTTTCTTTACCAGATGTTACGTGCATTGAAATATATGCATACAG CAAATGTGTATCATCGAGATCTTAAACCAAAAAACATATTGGCCAATGCAAACTGCAAGCTTAAAGTTTGTGATTTTGGACTAGCAAGAGTTGCCTTCAATGATACCCCAACCACAATATTTTGGACA GATTATGTTGCTACACGATGGTACAGAGCTCCAGAACTATGTGGATCATTCTTCTCCAAG TATACACCGGCCATTGATATATGGAGTATTGGCTGCATCTTTGCAGAGGTTTTGACAGGGAAACCATTGTTTCCTGGTAAAAGCGTTGTTCATCAATTAGATTTGATTACCGATCTTCTTGGAACACCTACACTAGAGACCATCTCTGGA GTTCGAAATGAGAAGGCAAGGAAATACTTGACAGAGATGCGGAAAAAGCATCCTGTGCCATTTACACAAAAATTTCCCAAGGCAGATCCTTTAGCAGTCCGCCTATTGCAAAGGCTACTGGCCTTTGACCCAAAGGACCGACTGACTGCAGAGGAG GCACTGGCGGATCCGTACTTCAAGGGTCTGGCCAGAGTTGAGAGAGAGCTTTCTTGTCAACCCATTTCGAAGCTGGAATTTGAGTTTGAAAGGCGAAGAGTGATGAAGGAGGATATCAGGGATCTAATTTACAGGGAAATACTTGAATACCATCCACAACTACTAAAGGATTACATGAATGGAACGGAAGGCACAAGCTTTATGTATCCAAG TGCTATAGGTCAATTCAGAAAGCAGTTTGCTTATCTCGAGGAAAATGGTGGTAAAAGTGGACCGGTCATTCCTCCAGAGAGGAAGCATGTCTCCCTTCCACG GTCTACTGTTCATTCAAGTACAGTAATCCCTATTGCACAACCAAATTTGCTCTCGTATGAGAACCGGCAGACAGAAGAGGCTTCTAACGGTCTTAGAGTAACAGATACTGTTAATGGGAATCCATCAAAGGCCTCACGGCCTCCACCGAGGGTGCCAACAG CAAAACCTGGACGAGTTATTGGACCAGTTCTTCCATATGAAAATGGCAGAAATGCCAAGGAGACCTACGATCCAAGGACGTTGTACAGAAACGCAGTTCTTCCTCAGCAGTCTATCTCTCCACACTGCTTCTTTAGAACTCATCATGTCACTCAAGAAAAGTCCCTGTTGGAGATGAAGAGAGATGCAGCTCATGCTAAACTGCAACCCCATCTTGAACAACGAAACATGGCGTCAAAACCTATTCCGGGCATGGCCATCGATGTCAACACCAACCCATACCACCCGCCATCCACCAAGGTAGATCAATTAAATGCCATGGATACAAAGCTGCTGCATGCACAGTCTCAGTTTGGTCCTGTTGGTGCCGCAGCTGTAGCTGTAGCTGCTCACAGGAACACAGGAGCTGTTCACTATGGATTGTCTTAG
- the LOC101294833 gene encoding asparagine--tRNA ligase, cytoplasmic 1-like codes for MADDAAQLGSQLAETALNESVSDLKAEFSDRVPIKSIISRPDGGSAFAGQKVRVGGWVKTGRKADKDAFAFLELNDGSCPGNLQVIVQADKGDLGQLVPTGTCVVVEGELKLPPAGVKQKVELRVEEVLHLGPVDPLKYPLHKGKISLERLRDVVHLRPRTNTISAVARIRDDLAYATHTFFRKHGFRYVHTPIITTSDCEGAGEMFQVTTLISEGERLERELIKNPPPSEADVEAANLIVTEKGDAVSQLKSAKASKDEIGAAVAELKRAKENVLKLQERAKLQPGIPKKDGKVDYTQDFFARQAFLTVSGQLQVESYACAISSVYTFGPTFRAENSHTSRHLAEFWMVEPELAFAELKDDMNCAEAYVKFLCKWLLDNCYDDMEFFSRQYDKTCIERLRMVASTPFERITYTEAVELLIDAVKNGKKFENPVEWGIDLASEHERFLTEVKFQKPVIVYNYPKGIKAFYMRLNDDNKTVAAMDVLVPKVGELIGGSQREERYDVIHSRIAEMDLPIEPYEWYLDLRRFGTAKHSGFGLGFERMVLFATGMDNIRDVIPFPRFPGRADL; via the exons ATGGCTGACGATGCGGCACAATTAGGTTCCCAACTAGCGGAAACAGCCTTAAACGAATCTGTCTCCGACCTGAAAGCTGAATTTTCTGACAGAGTTCCCATAAAGTCCATAATATCACGACCAGACGGGGGGTCTGCGTTTGCCGGGCAGAAGGTCCGGGTTGGTGGTTGGGTGAAGACGGGTCGGAAGGCAGACAAGGATGCATTTGCATTTCTGGAACTTAATGATGGATCATGTCCGGGCAACTTGCAGGTAATTGTGCAAGCAGATAAGGGCGACCTTGGCCAGCTTGTGCCAACTGGTACATGTGTGGTTGTGGAAGGCGAGCTTAAGCTGCCACCAGCTGGGGTCAAGCAGAAGGTGGAGCTTAGAGTTGAGGAGGTTCTCCATTTAGGTCCAGTTGACCCTCTTAAATATCCGCTGCACAAGGGCAAGATTTCCCTTGAGAGGTTGAGGGACGTTGTTCATCTGCGTCCCAGAACTAACACCATCTCTGCAGTTGCCCGCATCAGAGATGACCTGGCATATGCAACTCATACATTTTTTCGTAAGCATGGCTTCCGTTATGTGCACACTCCAATTATCACCACCAGTGATTGTGAGGGTGCTGGCGAGATGTTCCAAGTGACGACATTGATTAGTGAAGGTGAAAGGTTGGAGAGGGAACTGATTAAGAACCCACCCCCATCCGAAGCAGACGTGGAAGCTGCCAACTTAATTGTCACGGAAAAAGGAGATGCTGTTTCACAGCTGAAATCTGCTAAAGCAAGTAAGGATGAGATTGGTGCTGCTGTGGCTGAACTTAAAAGGGCGAAGGAGAACGTATTGAAGCTGCAGGAGAGAGCGAAGCTTCAGCCTGGAATCCCCAAAAAGGATGGGAAGGTTGACTACACTCAAGATTTCTTTGCCCGTCAAGCTTTTCTAACTGTTTCTGGGCAACTCCAAGTGGAATCTTATGCGTGTGCTATTAGTAGCGTGTATACATTTGGGCCTACTTTTCGAGCTGAGAATTCACATACTTCACGGCATTTGGCAGAATTCTGGATGGTGGAGCCTGAATTAGCATTTGCAGAGCTCAAG GATGACATGAACTGTGCAGAGGCATATGTAAAATTTTTGTGCAAGTGGTTACTTGACAACTGCTATGACGATATGGAGTTTTTTTCTCGGCAATATGATAAAACTTGCATAGAGCGTCTCAGAATGGTTGCATCCACACCGTTTGAACGGATTACATATACAGAAGCTGTGGAACTGCTCATTGATGCTGTGAAAAATGGCAAGAAGTTTGAGAATCCTGTGGAGTGGGGGATTGACTTGGCATCTGAACATGAAAG ATTCTTAACAGAGGTGAAATTTCAGAAGCCTGTTATTGTGTACAACTACCCAAAAGGGATCAAAGCTTTCTACATGAGACTCAATGATGATAACAAGACAGTGGCTGCTATGGATGTTCTTGTACCAAAG GTGGGAGAATTGATAGGGGGTAGTCAAAGGGAAGAACGTTATGACGTTATTCATAGCAG GATTGCAGAGATGGATCTGCCTATTGAGCCATACGAGTGGTATCTTGACTTGCGGCGCTTTGGAACGGCCAAGCATTCCGGTTTTGGTTTAGGGTTTGAGCGGATGGTTTTGTTTGCTACTGGCATGGACAATATCAGAGATGTTATTCCATTCCCTAGATTTCCTGGAAGAGCAGATCTTTAA
- the LOC101295116 gene encoding ribokinase-like, which yields MSSMRAIASSPSQQWDSKLQTHLPNASNKPINTNPNLQFKPTRHPLPCFSLNSSKSQTPLTPISPTTPPLVVVGSANADIYVEIERLPKKGETISAKTGQTLAGGKGANQAACGGKLAYPTYFVGQVGEDAHGKLVTEALRGGGVHLDHLSSVGGAPTGHAVVMLQGDGQNSIIIVGGANMSCWPERLSDEDLRVVRSAGIVLLQREVPEEVNIQVAKAAKSAGVPVILDAGGMDAPISQELLNYVDIFSPNETELGRLTGMPTESFEHISKAVAKCHKMGVRQVLVKLGHKGSALFVEGEEPLKQPIISAAKVLDTTGAGDTFTASFAVALVEGKSKKECLRFAAAAASLCVQVKGAIPSMPERKSVLKLLQSLSG from the exons ATGAGTTCGATGAGAGCAATAGCATCTTCACCATCCCAACAATGGGACTCCAAACTCCAAACCCATCTCCCAAACGCATCAAACAAACCAATCAACACCAACCCAAATCTCCAATTTAAACCCACAAGACACCCACTTCCCTGCTTCTCCCTAAACTCCTCAAAATCCCAGACCCCACTGACCCCAATCAGCCCCACAACCCCACCACTTGTGGTGGTGGGCTCAGCCAATGCAGACATCTATGTAGAGATTGAGAGGCTCCCCAAGAAGGGTGAGACCATCTCAGCCAAAACTGGCCAGACCCTGGCTGGGGGCAAAGGAGCCAACCAGGCTGCCTGTGGTGGCAAGCTGGCTTACCCAACTTACTTTGTGGGCCAGGTGGGTGAGGATGCCCATGGGAAACTTGTCACCGAGGCCCTTAGAGGTGGTGGGGTTCATTTAGATCACCTGAGTAGTGTGGGTGGGGCACCCACTGGGCATGCTGTGGTCATGTTGCAGGGTGATGGGCAGAACTCTATTATCATTGTGGGTGGTGCCAACATGAGCTGTTGGCCTGAGAGGCTGAGTGATGAGGATTTAAGGGTTGTGAGGAGTGCTGGGATTGTTTTGCTTCAGAGGGAGGTTCCGGAAGAGGTCAACATTCAGGTTGCCAAG GCTGCCAAGAGTGCAGGTGTACCAGTCATTTTGGATGCTGGAGGAATGGATGCACCAATCTCCCAGGAGCTATTGAACTATGTTGATATTTTTAGCCCAAATGAAACTGAGCTTGGTCGTTTGACAGGAATGCCAACCGAAAGCTTTGAACATATTAGTAAGGCTGTGGCCAAATGCCATAAAATG GGTGTTAGGCAAGTCCTGGTAAAACTTGGGCACAAAGGATCTGCTCTATTTGTAGAAGGCGAAGAACCACTTAAACAACCTATCATATCTGCTGCGAAAGTACTTGATACTACTGGAGCTGGTGATACATTTACAGCCTCTTTTGCGGTTGCTCTTGTGGAGGGCAAGTCCAAAAAGGAATGCCTGAGATTTGCAG CTGCAGCTGCTTCTCTTTGTGTTCAGGTGAAGGGAGCCATTCCTAGCATGCCCGAGAGGAAATCAGTTTTGAAGCTTCTTCAATCTCTTTCAGGATAG
- the LOC101297920 gene encoding F-box/kelch-repeat protein At3g23880-like — translation MSDYLPEPMIEKILLNMPTKCLMKYTAVCKSWMSLIKSSTIIQTHLTRNNNARLLLFSTFSKVENTSKSYSLLWDDPVLGDCKRIDPITYTIVYQGRNVSPQSLLVVGTCNGLVCPHCVDSPVLVWNPSIRKIVVLPSPPPLPPRSLDDICLRRFSFGYDSSTNDYKVLRIMIHPWFTETLVELYSLASGTWKSLSAAANKVPEALRGQTSWCTKYGDCLALATEKISLEFDIWVMKEYGVAESWTKLTLRHEGDLDHMEELIYCRSEELVFQSETGNLLIVDCGTG, via the exons ATGTCGGACTATCTTCCGGAACCCATGATAGAAAAAATCCTCCTCAATATGCCCACCAAGTGTTTGATGAAATACACCGCAGTTTGCAAGTCATGGATGTCTCTGATCAAGTCATCCACCATCATTCAGACCCACCTCACCCGCAACAATAACGCTCGCCTCCTTCTGTTCTCAACCTTTTCCAAGGTTGAGAACACAAGCAAGTCATACTCTCTGCTCTGGGATGACCCTGTTCTTGGTGACTGCAAGCGTATCGACCCTATAACTTACACTATTGTCTATCAAGGAAGAAATGTCTCTCCTCAGAGTCTACTAGTCGTTGGGACTTGTAATGGTCTCGTATGCCCTCATTGTGTTGATTCCCCTGTTTTAGTTTGGAACCCATCTATTAGAAAGATTGTGGTTTTGCCTAGCCCACCACCATTACCTCCAAGGAGTCTTGATGATATTTGTTTGAGAAGATTTTCTTTCGGTTACGATTCAAGTACCAATGACTATAAAGTGTTGAGAATTATGATACATCCATGGTTTACTGAAACTCTAGTTGAATTATACTCGCTAGCTAGCGGGACCTGGAAGAGTCTCAGTGCTGCTGCAA ATAAAGTGCCTGAGGCTTTGAGGGGACAGACAAGCTGGTGTACAAAATATGGGGACTGTCTTGCCTTGGCTACGGAGAAAATATCACTTGAGTTTGACATTTGGGTGATGAAAGAGTATGGTGTGGCGGAATCATGGACAAAGTTAACCCTGCGGCACGAGGGAGATCTTGATCATATGGAGGAACTGATATATTGTAGGAGTGAAGAACTCGTGTTCCAGAGTGAAACTGGAAATTTGCTTATCGTGGATTGTGGGACTGGTTAA